A stretch of the Ornithodoros turicata isolate Travis chromosome 4, ASM3712646v1, whole genome shotgun sequence genome encodes the following:
- the LOC135392594 gene encoding fibroin heavy chain-like, with the protein MQSLVVFLGLLAGAFAVEFNYGLGGYQLSHAVASPAVSYATPALGYARYASYAAPAVATVAHAAPAVAAVAAPALSYARYGAGYYGSGLGLGYGAGLGLGYGLGLGYGYGARYAAAPVVSHAVAAPAVTHAVAAPALSYARYAAPAVTHAVAAPALSYARYAAPAVTHAVAAPAVSYARYAAPTVATVAHAPVVSHAVAAPAVSYARYAAPALSYARYAAPALSYARYAAPAVATVAAPAVATVAAPAAAVVSAPAVHTAVATPAVTTVAHSPVVSHAVAAPAAVTYGHGLGLGYGLGYGSTLGYGTTLGYGHGLSYGLGYGGVGHGLGYGYGLGGYNYGLGGQYYALRKK; encoded by the exons ATGCAGTCTCTG GTCGTCTTCCTCGGTCTTCTCGCCGGCGCCTTCGCCGTTGAATTCAACTACGGCCTCGGTGGTTACCAgctgagccacgctgttgcctCTCCAGCTGTCTCCTACGCCACCCCAGCCCTCGGCTACGCTAGATACGCCAGCTATGCCGCCCCAGCTGTCGCCACCGTTGCCCACGCTGCTCCAGCTGTAGCTGCCGTTGCTGCTCCCGCCCTGAGCTATGCTCGCTATGGTGCTGGCTACTACGGTTCTGGTCTCGGTCTGGGCTACGGTGCTGGTCTCGGTCTGGGCTACGGTCTTGGTCTTGGATATGGCTACGGTGCTCGCTACGCTGCTGCCCCAGTCGTCAGCCACGCTGTTGCTGCCCCAGCCGTCACCCACGCTGTCGCTGCCCCTGCTCTTAGCTACGCTCGTTATGCTGCCCCAGCTGTCACCCACGCTGTCGCTGCCCCTGCTCTTAGCTACGCTCGTTATGCTGCTCCAGCTGTCACCCACGCTGTTGCTGCCCCAGCTGTTAGCTACGCTCGTTACGCTGCTCCAACCGTCGCCACCGTTGCCCACGCCCCCGTCGTCAGCCACGCTGTTGCTGCCCCAGCTGTGAGCTATGCCCGTTACGCTGCTCCAGCGCTCAGCTACGCCCGTTACGCTGCTCCAGCCCTTAGCTACGCTCGCTACGCTGCCCCAGCCGTCGCCACTGTAGCTGCCCCAGCCGTCGCCACTGTAGCTGCTCCAGCCGCCGCCGTTGTTTCCGCTCCAGCTGTTCACACCGCCGTTGCCACCCCAGCCGTCACCACCGTTGCCCACTCTCCAGTTGTCAGCCACGCTGTTGCCGCCCCAGCCGCTGTCACCTACGGTCACGGTCTCGGCCTTGGCTACGGTCTTGGATACGGCAGCACCCTCGGATACGGCACCACCCTTGGATACGGCCACGGTCTTTCCTACGGCCTTGGCTATGGAGGTGTTGGCCACGGTCTTGGTTATGGCTACGGTCTCGGCGGATACAACTACGGCCTTGGCGGCCAGTACTACGCTCTCCGCAAGAAATAG